A stretch of Nonomuraea africana DNA encodes these proteins:
- a CDS encoding ABC transporter permease encodes MSKILLVETKLHLRDGWSLLFTLGLPLLLLVFLGRVAGPGFPALMVMLSVLTVSFSVLPGVLAAYREQGVLRRMSTTPVSPLRMLTVQLLINLVVATVATVLLIAFGPGVPKNVAGFVLVFLLGSAALMAMGLVIAALAPNGKSAPIIGSAVMFPLMFVAGMWVPREFLPEIVRVIGDYSVAGPFAQALGATWAGQSPQLTHLLVLTAGVVIFGGIAVRVFRWE; translated from the coding sequence ATGAGCAAGATCCTGCTCGTCGAGACCAAGCTGCATCTGCGCGACGGCTGGTCGCTGCTGTTCACGCTCGGGCTGCCGCTGCTGCTGCTGGTGTTCCTCGGCAGGGTCGCGGGTCCCGGCTTCCCCGCGCTGATGGTCATGCTGTCGGTGCTGACGGTGTCGTTCAGCGTGCTGCCCGGCGTACTGGCCGCCTACCGGGAGCAGGGCGTGCTGCGCAGGATGTCGACCACGCCGGTCTCGCCGCTGCGCATGCTGACCGTCCAGCTGCTGATCAACCTGGTGGTCGCGACGGTGGCGACGGTGCTGCTGATCGCCTTCGGACCTGGCGTGCCGAAGAACGTCGCGGGGTTCGTACTGGTGTTCCTGCTCGGCTCGGCGGCGCTGATGGCGATGGGACTGGTGATCGCCGCCCTCGCGCCCAACGGCAAGAGCGCGCCGATCATCGGGTCCGCGGTGATGTTCCCGCTGATGTTCGTGGCCGGGATGTGGGTCCCCAGAGAGTTCCTGCCCGAGATCGTCAGGGTGATCGGCGACTACTCGGTGGCCGGGCCCTTCGCCCAGGCGCTGGGCGCCACCTGGGCCGGGCAGTCGCCGCAGCTGACCCACCTGCTGGTGCTGACGGCGGGGGTGGTGATCTTCGGCGGGATCGCCGTCAGGGTGTTCCGCTGGGAGTGA
- a CDS encoding response regulator codes for MLNRVLIAEDLYLLREGLIHLLQAHGFTVVAAVDDGPSLERALIELRPDVSVVDVRLPPTFTDEGLQAALSARKQIPGLPILVLSQHVEQLYARELLADGSGAVGYLLKDRVFNAAQFVDAVRRVAEGGTAMDPEVIAKLLASNARHEPLGRLTPREREVLGAMAEGRSNAAIAQRLYLSESAVAKHTAAIFAKLDLVPSDDDNRRVLAVLAYLNAARR; via the coding sequence ATGCTGAACCGCGTGCTGATCGCCGAAGATCTCTACCTGCTCAGGGAAGGACTGATCCATCTGCTCCAGGCCCATGGCTTCACGGTCGTGGCCGCCGTCGACGACGGACCCTCGCTGGAGCGGGCCCTGATCGAGCTGCGCCCCGACGTCTCGGTGGTGGACGTACGGCTGCCGCCCACCTTCACCGACGAGGGGCTGCAGGCCGCGCTGTCGGCGCGGAAGCAGATCCCCGGGCTGCCGATCCTGGTGCTGTCGCAGCACGTGGAGCAGCTGTACGCCAGGGAGCTGCTGGCCGACGGCTCCGGAGCGGTCGGCTACCTGCTGAAGGACAGGGTCTTCAACGCCGCGCAGTTCGTCGACGCGGTGCGAAGGGTCGCCGAGGGTGGCACGGCCATGGACCCCGAGGTCATCGCCAAGCTGCTGGCCAGCAACGCCAGGCACGAGCCGCTCGGCAGGCTGACGCCGCGTGAGCGTGAGGTCCTCGGCGCGATGGCGGAGGGCAGGTCGAACGCGGCGATCGCCCAGCGCCTCTACCTGAGCGAGAGCGCCGTGGCCAAGCACACGGCCGCCATCTTCGCCAAGCTCGACCTGGTTCCCTCCGATGACGACAACCGCAGGGTGCTGGCCGTCCTGGCCTATCTCAACGCCGCGCGGCGCTGA
- the tadA gene encoding tRNA adenosine(34) deaminase TadA, translating to MRLALEQAELAGQRGEVPVGAVVVGAEPPDVLARAGNDRESGHDPTAHAEILALRGAAAALGSWRLSGCTLVVTLEPCTMCAGAAVLSRVDRIVYGAVDAKGGAVGSLWDVVRDRRLNHRPEVILGVLEEECSSVLKKFFATRRIR from the coding sequence ATGCGTCTCGCGCTGGAGCAGGCCGAGCTGGCCGGACAGCGGGGCGAGGTCCCCGTGGGCGCGGTGGTGGTGGGAGCCGAGCCCCCCGACGTCCTCGCCAGGGCGGGCAACGACAGGGAGTCCGGTCACGACCCCACCGCGCACGCGGAGATCCTGGCCCTGCGCGGGGCCGCCGCCGCGCTGGGCTCCTGGCGGCTGAGCGGGTGCACGCTCGTCGTCACGCTCGAACCCTGCACGATGTGCGCGGGCGCCGCGGTGCTGTCCCGCGTCGATCGCATCGTCTACGGGGCGGTCGACGCCAAGGGCGGGGCGGTCGGGTCGCTGTGGGACGTCGTGCGCGACCGGCGGCTCAACCATCGGCCCGAGGTGATCCTCGGTGTTCTGGAGGAGGAGTGTTCCTCCGTACTCAAGAAGTTCTTCGCTACTCGGAGAATCCGGTAA
- a CDS encoding helix-turn-helix domain-containing protein: MPSQGTIGDRVRGLRLNRRMSQAQLAGPDLSDSYVSLIESGKRTPTPVVARLLAERLGCTTEFLLHGIEPRQRIDTELGLRHAELELRHGDPQLAAERFTEIIKAAGEENALLAAHARLGRARALEAQGRLGPAVEAYERLRREAAAHPERLADLPLTVALSRCYHLAGDRLRARDLGTTAYQQAARLAVTQGELAVELAAALVATRSEDSAELAYVRQVLAATGFPEVVDRSAEIHALWKASIVAASGEDSALAVRLADDAIAAGRPARLAVRLGHVAMEWARLGLSSAEEAEDFAVAASRILSGFADTVAGHAESLIVHGRVRLRAGDAARATELGTSALALLRNVPGTVPATGHLLLADAALTGGGEPFEHLRSARLLLDSLHGPLYGTDSKAARCWRELGDLYGRAGNREEQTAAYRRALEAAGVRSAMAGVKVDVPISR, from the coding sequence ATGCCGAGTCAGGGAACAATCGGTGACCGCGTCCGCGGACTGCGGCTGAACAGGCGGATGTCCCAGGCCCAGCTGGCCGGGCCCGACCTATCGGATAGTTACGTCTCGCTCATCGAGTCGGGCAAGCGCACGCCGACTCCGGTTGTGGCACGCCTCCTGGCCGAACGGCTGGGATGCACCACCGAGTTCCTCCTTCACGGGATAGAACCTCGGCAGCGTATCGATACCGAGCTCGGCCTTCGCCATGCCGAGCTCGAACTGCGTCATGGCGACCCCCAGCTCGCCGCCGAGCGCTTCACCGAGATCATCAAGGCGGCCGGCGAGGAGAACGCGTTGCTCGCCGCGCACGCCAGGCTCGGCAGGGCGCGCGCGCTCGAGGCGCAGGGCAGGCTCGGACCGGCTGTCGAGGCTTATGAGCGGCTGCGTAGGGAGGCAGCCGCTCATCCCGAACGCCTTGCCGACCTGCCGCTGACCGTCGCGCTGTCGCGCTGCTACCACCTCGCCGGCGACCGGCTGCGCGCCCGCGACCTCGGCACCACCGCCTACCAGCAGGCCGCCAGGCTGGCCGTCACCCAGGGCGAGCTGGCCGTGGAGCTGGCCGCCGCGCTGGTCGCGACCCGTTCCGAAGACTCCGCGGAGCTCGCCTACGTACGACAGGTGCTCGCCGCGACAGGCTTCCCTGAGGTTGTGGACCGTTCCGCTGAGATCCACGCGCTGTGGAAGGCCAGCATCGTGGCCGCCTCAGGCGAAGACTCCGCGCTGGCCGTACGGCTCGCCGACGACGCCATCGCCGCAGGTCGCCCGGCTCGTCTGGCCGTCCGCCTCGGGCACGTGGCGATGGAGTGGGCCAGGCTCGGCCTGTCCTCCGCCGAGGAGGCCGAGGATTTCGCCGTGGCCGCGAGCCGGATCCTGTCCGGCTTCGCCGACACGGTCGCCGGCCACGCCGAGAGCCTGATCGTGCACGGCCGGGTGCGACTTCGCGCAGGTGACGCGGCCCGTGCGACCGAACTGGGCACCAGTGCTCTCGCGCTGCTTCGAAACGTTCCAGGAACGGTCCCGGCCACCGGGCACCTGCTCCTGGCCGACGCCGCCCTCACCGGCGGCGGCGAGCCCTTCGAGCACCTGCGCTCGGCGCGCCTGCTGCTCGACAGCCTGCACGGGCCCCTCTACGGCACCGACAGCAAGGCGGCCCGCTGCTGGCGCGAGCTCGGCGACCTGTACGGCAGGGCCGGTAACCGAGAAGAGCAGACGGCGGCGTATCGTAGAGCACTTGAGGCTGCCGGAGTGCGTTCCGCCATGGCAGGAGTGAAGGTCGACGTACCGATTTCCCGATGA
- the upp gene encoding uracil phosphoribosyltransferase: METLVVDHPLVAHKLTTLRDVRTDSPTFRRLADELVTLLAYEATRDVRVTDVTVQTPVAQAEGVRLAKPSPLVVPILRAGLGMLDGMMRLLPTAEVGFLGMLRNESTLQAETYATRLPDDLSGRQCYVVDPMLATGGTLAAAIQFLFDRGAVDVTALCLLAAPEGLAYMDKVFANSGKPIRVVTAALDERLNEHGYIVPGLGDAGDRLYGVV, from the coding sequence ATGGAGACCCTCGTCGTCGATCACCCCCTTGTCGCGCACAAGCTGACCACGCTGCGCGACGTTCGTACCGATTCGCCCACTTTCCGGCGGCTGGCCGACGAACTGGTGACTCTCCTGGCCTACGAGGCCACCCGCGACGTCCGGGTCACCGACGTGACCGTGCAGACCCCGGTGGCCCAGGCCGAGGGCGTACGGCTGGCCAAGCCGTCCCCACTGGTGGTGCCCATCCTGCGGGCCGGGCTCGGCATGCTGGACGGCATGATGCGCCTGCTGCCCACGGCGGAGGTCGGCTTCCTCGGCATGCTCCGCAACGAGTCGACGCTCCAGGCCGAGACCTACGCCACCCGGCTGCCCGACGACCTGTCCGGACGGCAGTGCTACGTGGTCGACCCGATGCTGGCCACGGGCGGCACGCTGGCGGCGGCGATCCAGTTCCTCTTCGACAGGGGCGCCGTCGACGTGACCGCGCTGTGCCTGCTGGCCGCGCCCGAAGGCCTGGCCTACATGGACAAGGTCTTCGCCAACTCCGGCAAGCCCATCAGGGTCGTCACGGCGGCGCTCGACGAGCGGCTGAACGAGCACGGTTACATCGTTCCCGGCCTCGGAGACGCGGGAGACCGTCTCTACGGCGTGGTCTGA
- a CDS encoding FadR/GntR family transcriptional regulator, protein MSLRTAQRASLVDQVIDQLKEQITSGSWQMHGKIPTETVLAEQLGVGRNTVREAVRALTHAGLLECRQGDGTYVRATSELSGAMLRRLRQAEQLEILEVRRALEVESARLAATRRTDDDIMLIEARLAERDRAWEAGDPEAFVESDLAFHMAVVHATHNLVLIDLYEDFSAALRASITAAGTSMDALNSSYIPHDAIARAIAAGDAAAAERAGHACMEHILIALTDV, encoded by the coding sequence GTGAGTCTGCGTACGGCGCAGCGGGCTTCGCTCGTCGACCAGGTGATCGATCAGCTCAAGGAGCAGATCACCTCAGGGTCGTGGCAGATGCACGGCAAGATCCCCACGGAGACCGTGCTCGCTGAGCAGTTGGGCGTGGGCCGCAACACGGTCCGCGAGGCCGTGCGCGCGCTCACGCACGCGGGGCTGCTCGAGTGCCGCCAGGGCGACGGCACCTACGTCAGGGCGACCAGCGAGCTATCCGGCGCGATGCTGCGCCGGCTGCGGCAGGCCGAGCAGTTGGAGATCCTCGAGGTCCGGCGGGCGCTCGAGGTCGAGTCGGCCCGCCTGGCCGCCACCCGGCGGACCGACGACGACATCATGCTCATCGAGGCCCGGCTGGCCGAGCGCGACAGGGCCTGGGAGGCGGGCGACCCCGAGGCGTTCGTCGAGTCGGACCTGGCCTTCCACATGGCCGTGGTGCACGCGACGCACAACCTGGTGCTGATCGACCTCTACGAGGACTTCTCCGCCGCCCTGCGGGCCAGCATCACGGCGGCGGGCACCTCGATGGACGCGCTGAACAGCAGCTACATCCCGCACGACGCGATCGCCCGCGCCATCGCGGCGGGCGACGCGGCCGCCGCCGAGCGCGCCGGCCACGCGTGCATGGAGCACATCCTCATCGCCCTCACCGACGTCTGA
- the dnaN gene encoding DNA polymerase III subunit beta: MKFRVNRDVLADAVAWAARVLPTRPAAPVLSGLLLEAGEELTLSAFDYDVSAQAQVEADVDEPGKVLIPGRLLAEISRSLPQEPVQIVTDGAEAVLTCGSAEFGLVTMPVEDFPTMPQMPPAIGAVGGGVFASAVSQVAPAASRDDTLPMLTGIRVDIAGDMVTMAATDRYRIGARDFAWRPERPDLHVSAMVPARVLVEVAKSLRGGEVSIAMGDGVAGFESVGRSTTVRLLDEQFIDYRARLAGDWPLRADVRVGPFVEAIKRVALVAERNTRVKLSFTKDQVLIQAGGGDVGRGAEVVECDLRGDDIQIAFQSQFLLDGLTGIDTEFARINMESSTRPALITDVPGDAAPAFHYLVMSLRII, encoded by the coding sequence GTGAAGTTCCGGGTTAACCGCGATGTTCTGGCCGACGCGGTGGCGTGGGCAGCCCGAGTTCTCCCCACCCGTCCAGCCGCTCCCGTGCTCTCCGGTCTGCTGCTCGAGGCGGGGGAGGAGCTGACGCTGTCCGCGTTCGACTACGACGTCTCCGCCCAGGCGCAGGTCGAGGCCGACGTCGACGAGCCCGGCAAGGTGCTGATCCCGGGCAGGCTGCTCGCTGAGATCAGCCGCAGCCTGCCCCAGGAGCCCGTGCAGATCGTCACCGACGGCGCCGAAGCCGTGCTGACCTGCGGCAGCGCCGAGTTCGGCCTGGTCACGATGCCGGTCGAAGACTTCCCCACGATGCCCCAGATGCCGCCCGCCATCGGCGCCGTCGGCGGGGGCGTGTTCGCGAGCGCGGTGAGCCAGGTGGCCCCCGCCGCCAGCCGCGACGACACGCTGCCGATGCTGACCGGCATCAGGGTCGACATCGCGGGTGACATGGTGACCATGGCCGCCACCGACCGCTACCGCATCGGCGCCCGCGACTTCGCCTGGCGTCCCGAGCGGCCCGATCTCCACGTCTCGGCGATGGTGCCCGCCAGGGTGCTCGTCGAGGTGGCCAAGTCGCTGCGCGGCGGCGAGGTGTCGATCGCGATGGGCGACGGGGTGGCGGGCTTCGAGAGCGTCGGCAGGAGCACCACGGTCAGGCTGCTCGACGAGCAGTTCATCGACTACCGCGCCAGGCTGGCGGGCGACTGGCCACTGCGCGCCGACGTGCGGGTCGGGCCCTTCGTGGAGGCCATCAAGCGCGTGGCGCTGGTGGCCGAGCGCAACACCCGAGTCAAGCTCTCCTTCACCAAGGATCAGGTCCTCATCCAGGCCGGCGGGGGAGACGTGGGCAGGGGCGCCGAGGTCGTCGAGTGCGACCTGCGGGGCGACGACATCCAGATCGCGTTCCAGTCGCAGTTCCTGCTCGACGGGCTGACGGGCATCGACACGGAGTTCGCCCGCATCAACATGGAGTCCTCCACCCGCCCGGCGTTGATCACCGACGTCCCCGGCGACGCCGCCCCCGCCTTCCACTACCTGGTCATGTCCCTGCGCATCATCTGA
- a CDS encoding ABC transporter ATP-binding protein has protein sequence MKVIEVTNLHKRYRDQVAVDDVSFAVDEGEIFGVLGPNGAGKTTTVECVAGLRTPTSGTITVGGRTPLEAKHLLGVQLQSAQLPEKIKVWEALDLFASFYREPADWRALLERVGLADKRDTRFAKLSGGQKQRLSVALALVGKPRVAILDELTTGLDPQARRDTWELIEQVRADGVTIVLVTHFMEEAERLCDRVALISSGHVVAMDSPRALIGQVEESQRVRFRPSAPVEDAVLLAVPEVTGVRRNGEQVAVTGTGNLAPAVTLALAEHGIVPTDLRIEQATLEDVFLALTGRTLS, from the coding sequence ATGAAGGTCATAGAGGTCACGAACCTCCACAAGCGCTATCGCGACCAGGTGGCGGTGGACGATGTCTCGTTCGCCGTCGACGAGGGCGAGATCTTCGGCGTCCTCGGCCCCAACGGGGCCGGCAAGACGACCACGGTGGAGTGCGTCGCGGGGCTGCGCACCCCCACGAGCGGCACGATCACCGTCGGTGGCAGGACGCCGCTGGAGGCCAAGCACCTGCTCGGTGTCCAGCTGCAGAGCGCCCAGCTGCCCGAGAAGATCAAGGTGTGGGAGGCGCTGGACCTGTTCGCCTCCTTCTACCGCGAGCCCGCCGACTGGCGCGCGCTGCTCGAGCGGGTGGGCCTGGCCGACAAGCGCGACACCCGCTTCGCCAAGCTCTCCGGCGGCCAGAAGCAGCGGCTGTCGGTGGCGCTCGCCCTCGTCGGCAAGCCGCGCGTGGCCATCCTCGACGAGCTGACGACCGGCCTCGACCCGCAGGCCCGCAGGGACACCTGGGAGCTGATCGAGCAGGTCCGCGCCGACGGGGTCACGATCGTGCTGGTCACGCACTTCATGGAGGAGGCGGAGCGGCTGTGCGACAGGGTCGCGCTGATCTCCTCGGGCCACGTCGTGGCCATGGACTCGCCAAGGGCGCTCATCGGCCAGGTGGAGGAGTCGCAGCGGGTCAGGTTCCGGCCCTCGGCGCCGGTCGAGGACGCGGTGCTGCTCGCCGTACCCGAGGTCACAGGGGTGCGTCGGAACGGCGAGCAGGTCGCGGTCACCGGCACCGGCAACCTGGCGCCCGCGGTCACGCTCGCGCTGGCCGAGCACGGGATCGTCCCCACCGACCTGCGCATCGAGCAGGCGACGCTCGAGGACGTCTTCCTCGCACTGACCGGAAGGACGCTGTCATGA
- a CDS encoding sensor histidine kinase, giving the protein MLRRSLWLLALVVVEVPLVLLSVLVLLGSFTLGLVPFFPPCVALVRRVTRRTRTLMGIAAPYHPQPPPPVPQADGWYRSDRTLYKTPRIPAWNDRWKWLFGDPSTWRDFLWLLFDPVVKLVLAVPLLVLPGQAQRVYGYWAAWLLGPTAKSELAGQVRKLSESRTLTVDSQAAEMRRIERDLHDGVQARLVALGMTLGSVEELVRTDPAAAVALLAKAREASAETLVELRGVVRGIHPPVLAERGLGDAVKALALDSPLRTSVEVDLPVRLQTPVETALYFAISELLSNAAKHSGADNVIVDISHTERDVAVMVWDDGEGGADPSRGSGLDGIERRLAAFDGVLALSSPQGGPTTVAMSVPKVLPEEYGKKKHPMPKWQSAVVVFCWAFSWLPLFPQGLVAGVFKTIGFEHRSWFLALYLPDFWQWPAIVGMVSLGMLMYGVALYLPMRHSRERWIAEASPRRPWFSRC; this is encoded by the coding sequence ATGCTGCGCAGAAGCCTCTGGTTGCTCGCGCTCGTGGTCGTCGAGGTGCCGCTGGTGCTGCTGTCGGTCCTCGTGCTGCTGGGCTCCTTCACCCTGGGACTGGTCCCGTTCTTCCCGCCCTGCGTGGCGCTGGTCAGGCGCGTGACGCGGCGGACGAGAACGCTGATGGGCATCGCTGCGCCCTACCATCCTCAGCCGCCGCCTCCCGTGCCGCAGGCCGACGGCTGGTACCGCTCGGATCGCACGCTGTACAAGACGCCCAGAATCCCCGCGTGGAACGACAGGTGGAAGTGGCTGTTCGGCGACCCCTCGACCTGGCGCGACTTTCTGTGGCTGCTGTTCGACCCGGTGGTGAAGCTGGTGCTGGCCGTACCGCTGCTGGTGCTGCCCGGGCAGGCGCAGCGGGTCTACGGGTACTGGGCGGCGTGGCTGCTCGGGCCGACGGCCAAAAGCGAGCTCGCGGGGCAGGTGCGCAAGCTGTCGGAGTCGCGCACGCTGACCGTGGACTCCCAGGCGGCCGAGATGCGCAGGATCGAGCGCGACCTGCACGACGGCGTGCAGGCCAGGCTGGTCGCGCTCGGCATGACGCTCGGCTCGGTCGAGGAGCTGGTCAGAACCGACCCGGCGGCGGCTGTGGCGCTGCTGGCCAAGGCGCGTGAGGCCTCCGCGGAGACGCTGGTCGAGCTGCGCGGGGTCGTGCGCGGCATCCACCCGCCCGTGCTGGCCGAGCGCGGGCTCGGCGACGCGGTGAAGGCGCTGGCACTGGACAGCCCGCTGCGCACCAGCGTCGAGGTGGACCTGCCCGTCAGGCTGCAGACTCCCGTCGAGACCGCTCTGTACTTCGCGATCAGCGAGCTGCTGTCCAACGCGGCGAAGCACTCGGGCGCTGACAACGTCATCGTCGACATCAGCCACACTGAGCGCGACGTGGCCGTGATGGTCTGGGACGACGGCGAGGGCGGCGCCGACCCCTCGCGCGGCAGCGGGCTGGACGGCATCGAGCGCAGGCTCGCCGCCTTCGACGGCGTGCTCGCCCTGTCCAGCCCGCAGGGCGGTCCCACGACCGTGGCGATGTCGGTGCCGAAGGTGCTGCCCGAGGAGTACGGCAAGAAGAAGCACCCGATGCCCAAGTGGCAGTCGGCCGTCGTGGTGTTCTGCTGGGCGTTCTCCTGGCTCCCGCTCTTTCCCCAGGGTCTGGTCGCAGGGGTGTTCAAGACCATCGGGTTCGAGCACAGGAGCTGGTTCCTCGCCCTGTACCTGCCGGACTTCTGGCAGTGGCCGGCGATCGTCGGAATGGTGTCGCTCGGCATGCTGATGTACGGCGTGGCTCTGTACCTGCCGATGCGGCATTCGCGCGAACGCTGGATCGCCGAGGCCTCTCCCCGCCGCCCCTGGTTCAGCCGATGCTGA
- a CDS encoding tRNA adenosine deaminase-associated protein, producing the protein MTDEDALDFAIVVYREDECWDAELLPVALTSDLHGLIHALKQQPSESGTIGLVAVGDEFFVALRVLGDRVDVFLSDIAASWDYPLAQQVLEYLDVPVPDEDELDEILQDEDTVLPAGDLSIFVDLGLDEMELGILSGDIDLHPEDVLSSIAARLGFSEPFERAIDSVFG; encoded by the coding sequence ATGACAGACGAAGATGCGCTCGACTTCGCCATCGTGGTCTATCGAGAGGACGAGTGCTGGGATGCCGAACTGCTTCCCGTGGCTCTCACCTCCGATCTCCACGGGCTGATCCACGCGCTGAAACAGCAACCGAGCGAGAGCGGCACCATCGGTCTGGTGGCCGTCGGTGACGAGTTCTTCGTGGCGTTGCGCGTGCTGGGCGATCGGGTGGACGTGTTCCTCTCCGACATCGCCGCTTCGTGGGACTACCCGCTGGCGCAGCAGGTTCTCGAATACCTCGACGTGCCCGTCCCCGACGAGGACGAGCTCGACGAGATCCTCCAGGACGAGGACACCGTGCTGCCCGCGGGAGATCTGTCGATCTTCGTGGACCTCGGATTGGACGAGATGGAGCTGGGCATCCTCTCCGGTGACATCGACCTCCACCCCGAGGACGTGCTGTCCAGCATCGCCGCGCGGCTCGGTTTCTCCGAGCCGTTCGAGCGCGCCATCGACTCGGTCTTCGGCTGA
- a CDS encoding PH domain-containing protein, whose translation MRLVTHGDSAPSSVNRYLLPHEHQVIMVRRHPAVLLRPVAEVFGGLIIAGLLSKFFGDQGGGTALVVVWWLWLLLLIRFVWKVAEWSVDYFVVTSKRMLLTTGLITRKVAMMPLQKVTDMSFQRSLLGRMLGYGEFILESAGQDQALSTVEYIPYPETLYLEVCQMLFPSKDEGDD comes from the coding sequence ATGAGACTTGTGACCCACGGGGACTCTGCTCCGTCGTCGGTCAACCGGTACCTACTCCCCCACGAACACCAGGTCATCATGGTACGGCGGCACCCAGCCGTACTTCTGCGTCCGGTCGCCGAGGTCTTCGGCGGCCTGATCATCGCAGGGCTGCTCAGCAAGTTCTTCGGCGACCAGGGCGGCGGTACCGCCTTGGTCGTCGTGTGGTGGCTCTGGCTCCTGTTGCTCATCCGTTTCGTGTGGAAAGTCGCGGAGTGGTCGGTTGACTACTTCGTGGTGACCTCGAAACGGATGTTGCTCACCACGGGCCTGATCACGCGCAAAGTCGCGATGATGCCGCTACAGAAAGTCACCGACATGAGCTTCCAACGCTCACTGCTCGGCCGCATGCTCGGTTATGGCGAGTTCATCCTCGAGTCAGCAGGTCAGGACCAGGCGCTGTCGACCGTGGAGTACATCCCGTATCCGGAGACCCTTTATCTCGAGGTCTGCCAGATGCTTTTCCCGAGCAAGGACGAAGGGGACGATTAA
- a CDS encoding tRNA adenosine deaminase-associated protein, whose product MPSSAIFSAAFVRTPEGWSGAEVDLGDAEIVDDLGDAVQESLGLTGDELALLCVEVEDEWFAIARYRGDEEPRVFLSDAQAGLAGPLGELFAEFAGVAPDRENPDLGVRPAGDFELLSDFGVSKEELLELSMEEGVLPADILSVIAERLAFADELDRLR is encoded by the coding sequence ATGCCCTCCAGCGCCATCTTCTCGGCCGCATTCGTCAGGACGCCCGAAGGGTGGAGCGGCGCGGAGGTCGACCTGGGCGACGCGGAGATCGTCGACGACCTCGGCGACGCCGTCCAGGAGAGCCTCGGCCTGACCGGCGACGAGCTCGCGCTGCTGTGCGTCGAGGTCGAGGACGAGTGGTTCGCCATCGCCCGCTACCGGGGCGACGAGGAGCCGAGGGTCTTCCTCTCCGACGCCCAGGCGGGCCTTGCCGGCCCGCTGGGCGAGCTGTTCGCCGAGTTCGCCGGCGTCGCCCCCGACAGAGAGAACCCCGACCTCGGGGTACGGCCCGCGGGCGACTTCGAGCTGCTGAGCGACTTCGGCGTCAGCAAGGAGGAGCTGCTCGAGCTGAGCATGGAGGAGGGCGTGCTGCCCGCCGACATCCTCTCGGTGATCGCCGAGCGGCTGGCCTTCGCCGACGAGCTCGACCGCCTGCGGTGA
- a CDS encoding SMP-30/gluconolactonase/LRE family protein, protein MNTIQAEFEILDERFNGIGGDERIEILHTGTRWAEGPCYFPAGRYLVWSDIPNDRMLRWDELTGHVGPFRQPSGYVNGNTRDAQGRLLSCEQGNRRVTRTEHDGSVTVIADRWEDRRLNSPNDVVVKSDGSIWFTDPPYGITSDYEGHRAEQEIDGCHVYRADPATGAVSKVADGFERPNGLAFSADESLLYVVDTRRKHLRVFDVHDDGTLSGGKVLAEGTSDGIRLDDAGRIWAAGEGGVLCFDPDGTLIGRLRIPEKVANLTFGGLKGNWLFIAASTSLYALMTNVRGITPSGTP, encoded by the coding sequence GTGAACACGATTCAGGCCGAGTTCGAGATCCTCGACGAGCGCTTCAACGGTATCGGCGGCGATGAGCGGATCGAGATCCTGCACACCGGTACGCGCTGGGCAGAGGGTCCCTGCTACTTCCCCGCCGGCCGCTATCTGGTCTGGAGTGACATCCCCAACGACAGGATGCTGCGCTGGGACGAGCTGACGGGGCACGTCGGCCCCTTCCGCCAGCCGTCCGGGTACGTCAACGGCAACACCCGCGACGCCCAGGGCCGCCTGCTCTCCTGCGAGCAGGGCAACCGCAGGGTCACCCGCACCGAGCACGACGGCTCCGTCACCGTGATCGCCGACCGCTGGGAGGACAGGCGCCTCAACAGCCCCAACGACGTGGTCGTGAAGTCGGACGGGTCGATCTGGTTCACCGACCCGCCGTACGGCATCACCAGCGACTACGAGGGGCACCGGGCCGAGCAGGAGATCGACGGCTGCCACGTCTATCGCGCCGATCCCGCCACCGGTGCGGTCAGCAAGGTGGCCGACGGCTTCGAGCGGCCGAACGGCCTGGCCTTCTCCGCCGACGAGAGCCTGCTGTACGTCGTCGACACCCGCCGCAAGCATCTGCGCGTCTTCGACGTCCACGACGACGGGACGCTGTCGGGCGGGAAGGTGCTGGCCGAGGGCACCTCCGACGGCATCAGGCTCGACGACGCGGGCCGCATCTGGGCCGCAGGGGAGGGCGGCGTGCTCTGCTTCGACCCCGACGGCACGCTCATCGGCAGGCTGCGGATCCCGGAGAAGGTCGCCAACCTGACCTTCGGCGGGCTCAAGGGCAACTGGCTGTTCATCGCCGCCTCCACCTCGCTCTACGCGCTGATGACCAACGTCAGGGGCATCACTCCCAGCGGAACACCCTGA